A genomic region of Armatimonadota bacterium contains the following coding sequences:
- a CDS encoding SBBP repeat-containing protein has translation MRHISRINIRPFCIAAVLGVTSAAFGQVQEEWVARFDGADNSFDYAAAIALDSVGNVYVTGDSRGSSTGIDYATIKYDSNGNLLWERRYNGPGNDRDRATALDVDSAGNVYVTGDSWGTDTQIDFATLKYDTDGNLLWERRYSGPDNAYDSASAIAVDGTGNVYVTGTSAIVSDLDYMTLKYDTDGNLLWERRYSGPGNGFDGAVAVAIDDAGNVYVTGESNGSGSRADYVTIKYDTNGNILWEKRYNGPSNSFDEATALVVDSAGNVYVTGDSFGGIDTGEDYATIKYDTNGNLLWERRYNGPASGYDSAAALAVDSGGNVYITGSSSGSGTAKDYTTLKYDSNGSLLWVRRYSGPNNGNNVATALALDTAGNVYITGGSPNLAGDYEYATLKYNPNGNLLWEIRFHGPENISDVAVALALDRAGNVYVTGHSYSSGTFQDYATIKYSQSVEVLPDSYELFRGFLTGGGLAELLASDDSYLTVQPGITLNQAERQVQLVIVGTSPTETPTELQIRVEAHAEINNIGQWIELWNYDTSSWEEVDFMIATMADSIVEVSITTNPERFIEAGTKQMKAKVSYKEAGIVLSFPWLISFDETVWVIVP, from the coding sequence GTGCGTCATATTTCCAGAATCAACATTCGGCCGTTCTGCATCGCCGCCGTTCTCGGGGTGACCAGCGCGGCCTTCGGCCAAGTGCAGGAGGAGTGGGTCGCGCGCTTCGACGGCGCAGACAACAGTTTCGATTACGCTGCGGCGATTGCGCTGGACAGCGTGGGCAACGTATATGTTACCGGCGATTCCCGGGGCTCCAGCACAGGTATTGACTACGCAACGATCAAGTACGACTCGAATGGAAACCTCCTGTGGGAAAGGCGCTACAACGGCCCAGGGAACGATCGTGATAGAGCAACTGCGCTTGATGTTGACAGCGCGGGCAACGTATATGTTACCGGCGATTCCTGGGGCACTGACACACAAATTGACTTTGCCACGTTGAAGTACGACACTGATGGCAACTTGCTCTGGGAAAGACGCTACAGCGGCCCGGACAACGCCTATGACAGTGCGTCTGCAATTGCAGTAGACGGGACAGGAAACGTGTACGTGACCGGCACGTCGGCCATAGTTTCTGACTTGGATTACATGACGCTGAAGTACGACACTGACGGCAACCTGCTCTGGGAAAGGCGCTACAGCGGTCCGGGAAACGGCTTTGACGGTGCAGTTGCAGTTGCAATTGATGACGCAGGGAACGTGTACGTGACCGGAGAATCGAATGGCTCCGGTTCGAGGGCAGATTATGTGACGATCAAGTACGACACGAACGGAAACATCCTGTGGGAGAAGCGCTACAACGGCCCGAGCAACAGTTTCGACGAAGCCACGGCACTTGTTGTCGACAGCGCTGGCAACGTCTATGTGACTGGCGACTCGTTTGGCGGCATCGACACGGGCGAAGACTATGCGACGATCAAGTACGACACGAACGGAAATCTGCTTTGGGAAAGGCGCTACAACGGTCCGGCCAGCGGCTACGATTCTGCCGCTGCGCTTGCCGTAGACAGTGGTGGCAACGTGTATATCACCGGCAGCAGCTCGGGCTCCGGCACTGCTAAAGACTACACAACGCTGAAGTACGACAGTAACGGAAGCCTACTTTGGGTAAGACGCTACAGCGGGCCCAACAACGGCAACAATGTCGCCACTGCGCTTGCATTGGACACTGCTGGCAACGTGTACATTACCGGAGGGTCACCAAATCTGGCTGGAGACTACGAGTACGCGACGTTGAAGTACAACCCGAACGGCAACCTGCTTTGGGAAATTCGCTTCCACGGCCCGGAAAACATTTCCGATGTAGCCGTTGCGCTTGCTTTGGATAGGGCAGGAAACGTATATGTGACCGGTCATTCGTACAGCTCCGGCACGTTCCAAGACTATGCGACAATCAAGTACTCGCAGTCAGTCGAGGTTTTGCCGGACAGCTACGAGCTGTTCCGCGGGTTCCTGACGGGCGGCGGGCTGGCCGAGCTGCTCGCGAGCGACGACAGCTACTTGACGGTGCAGCCGGGGATCACGCTGAACCAGGCTGAGCGGCAAGTGCAGCTCGTCATCGTCGGCACTTCTCCGACTGAGACGCCGACCGAGCTTCAGATCAGAGTGGAGGCGCACGCCGAGATCAACAACATCGGACAGTGGATCGAGCTTTGGAACTACGACACCAGTTCGTGGGAAGAGGTCGACTTCATGATCGCGACGATGGCGGACTCGATCGTCGAGGTGAGCATCACGACGAATCCGGAGCGCTTCATCGAGGCGGGCACGAAGCAGATGAAGGCGAAGGTCAGCTACAAAGAAGCTGGCATCGTGCTCTCGTTCCCGTGGCTGATCAGCTTCGATGAGACGGTGTGGGTGATCGTTCCTTGA
- a CDS encoding S-layer homology domain-containing protein encodes MNRLLKTALITSLSAGLVMPAAAQSNFPDVPDNHWAYEALANLKGSVLFGYPDGLYRPSRPMSRAEFAVAINNLYSLAMGKMAGLSDQVNALDAYVKSLKTGATEEQMDELFGQIRAIRRIPDIKSLRADTASLMRLAKEFEKEMASFGVDVNAMQQELENLAGRVTRLEERSNSVNISGDLIFVGLAGHSTNGLWGLTKTGRIAGRKNFMSAGMDKTFQMYHNFNFTFSGQPDETTYWKASLNSSNAYSYDTLLDNWNRAMFGMPYGEPEITNFWFDEANMAFDTSIANQNVDVTVGRFYHSSGAFFLARPHYAEFYENPRVNNGQHVFDGVRTEFAFGNTDLTILLARVDDLKYTDGNDFTSLTGESLFGLELEFQLGADGRIKGVHYWEQDNDTDQFVGAGEDRMRTYGAQIDYFLDDFSVAGSFSQTDYYLGDSSVLSDDNTAASVSIRYDGGGTWGATGLYSMVEGNFGAQGSWGRLGPYFNPANIDVYGAEVWFDVSDRVGLRGSWKRYRPADAASMGAFGIMMGDDRITAVDVALDIDLNDRLYMSLGWENADGSLLGGDPVGLNWYSVDFNYAINGNAEIAVHYLFSDGRMPVTYGGITNKEWRGGILAFQATLRF; translated from the coding sequence ATGAACCGATTACTCAAGACCGCGCTGATTACATCACTCAGCGCCGGCTTGGTCATGCCAGCCGCCGCGCAGAGCAACTTCCCAGACGTGCCCGACAACCACTGGGCATACGAGGCGCTGGCCAACCTGAAGGGCTCCGTGCTCTTCGGCTACCCCGACGGCCTCTACCGCCCGTCCCGTCCTATGAGTCGAGCCGAGTTCGCCGTCGCCATCAACAACCTCTATAGCTTGGCTATGGGCAAGATGGCCGGCCTCAGCGATCAGGTCAACGCTCTGGACGCATATGTGAAGAGTCTGAAGACGGGTGCGACCGAGGAGCAGATGGACGAACTGTTCGGGCAGATCAGGGCAATAAGAAGGATTCCCGATATTAAGAGTTTGCGGGCCGACACCGCTTCCTTGATGCGACTCGCCAAGGAGTTCGAGAAGGAGATGGCCTCTTTCGGCGTCGACGTGAACGCAATGCAGCAGGAATTGGAAAACCTCGCCGGCCGGGTAACGCGTTTGGAAGAGCGAAGCAATTCGGTGAACATCAGCGGAGATCTGATCTTCGTGGGGCTGGCTGGACACTCCACGAACGGACTGTGGGGTCTGACCAAAACCGGTCGGATAGCCGGTCGAAAGAACTTCATGTCGGCGGGGATGGATAAGACGTTTCAGATGTACCACAACTTCAATTTCACGTTCAGTGGTCAACCGGATGAGACCACATACTGGAAGGCCTCTCTCAACTCGAGCAACGCCTACAGCTATGACACGCTGCTGGACAACTGGAATCGAGCGATGTTCGGCATGCCGTACGGCGAACCGGAGATCACGAACTTCTGGTTCGACGAAGCAAACATGGCGTTCGACACGAGCATCGCGAATCAGAACGTTGATGTCACAGTCGGCAGATTCTATCACTCCAGCGGCGCTTTCTTCTTGGCTCGGCCGCATTACGCAGAGTTTTACGAGAACCCGCGCGTGAACAACGGCCAGCACGTGTTCGACGGAGTTCGCACCGAGTTTGCTTTTGGAAACACCGATCTAACGATCTTGCTCGCTCGCGTGGATGACCTGAAGTACACGGACGGCAACGACTTCACCAGTCTGACTGGTGAGTCGCTGTTCGGATTAGAACTCGAATTCCAGCTCGGCGCTGACGGTCGGATCAAGGGCGTCCACTACTGGGAGCAGGACAACGACACCGACCAATTTGTCGGTGCTGGCGAAGACCGCATGCGGACGTACGGCGCGCAAATAGACTACTTCCTCGACGACTTCAGCGTCGCCGGTTCGTTTTCGCAAACTGACTATTACTTAGGTGATTCGTCGGTGCTGAGCGACGACAACACCGCTGCCTCTGTCTCTATCAGATACGACGGTGGCGGGACTTGGGGAGCAACAGGCCTGTACAGCATGGTCGAGGGCAACTTCGGAGCCCAGGGGTCTTGGGGTCGTCTCGGACCTTACTTCAATCCAGCGAATATCGACGTGTACGGCGCGGAGGTTTGGTTCGACGTCTCGGATAGGGTCGGCCTTCGCGGCAGTTGGAAGAGGTACAGACCGGCCGACGCTGCTAGCATGGGCGCATTTGGAATCATGATGGGAGATGACCGAATCACAGCGGTGGACGTTGCACTGGACATCGACCTGAACGACCGGCTGTATATGAGCCTGGGATGGGAGAACGCCGACGGCTCGCTGCTTGGCGGCGACCCTGTCGGACTCAATTGGTATTCGGTCGACTTCAACTACGCCATCAACGGCAATGCCGAAATCGCGGTTCACTACCTGTTCAGCGACGGTCGGATGCCGGTTACGTACGGCGGGATCACGAATAAAGAGTGGAGAGGCGGCATTCTAGCGTTTCAAGCGACGCTACGATTCTAG
- a CDS encoding GNAT family N-acetyltransferase — MQIRPAIPDDYPCLAEIQRASVDALLRPLYDGDAIDVWLQRIKPDKFVRAVDQGEVILLAEENRRPMGFVSYCSQGELLGMWYVHAQHTDRGVGRALLEAAEQALREAGCNEAFTEASIYAKPVFQALGWTAIDEYEKPAFGSQFRVTRMTKSLTETA; from the coding sequence GTGCAAATCCGACCGGCGATTCCCGACGACTACCCGTGCCTCGCTGAAATCCAGCGCGCGTCGGTCGACGCGCTCTTGCGACCTCTGTACGACGGCGATGCAATAGACGTTTGGCTGCAAAGAATCAAACCGGACAAGTTTGTGCGTGCGGTTGATCAGGGCGAGGTTATCCTGCTTGCCGAAGAAAACCGCCGGCCGATGGGGTTCGTGTCGTACTGCTCACAGGGTGAACTACTTGGCATGTGGTACGTCCACGCGCAGCACACGGATAGAGGCGTCGGCCGTGCTCTTCTTGAGGCGGCAGAACAGGCGCTGCGAGAGGCAGGGTGCAACGAAGCTTTCACCGAGGCCTCGATCTATGCAAAGCCTGTGTTCCAGGCGCTAGGTTGGACTGCGATCGACGAGTACGAAAAGCCTGCGTTCGGCAGTCAGTTTCGCGTAACGCGGATGACCAAGTCGCTTACGGAAACCGCTTAA
- a CDS encoding aldo/keto reductase, giving the protein MEYRSLGRTGVQVSNPCLGTMTFGWEPDDWGSTQTEAFKVADRAYELGINFFDCADIYARGISEKILGKWMKGKRDRLVIATKCHAKMHDTDPNAWGNSRRHIIEACHASLKRLGTDYIDLYQLHRPQPSIPIDESLRALDDLVKSGKVRYIGCSTFAGWQLAEAQYVAKCLGINGFVSEQPPFNLLDRRIERELLPFCRTYDWAVIPWSPLAGGQLSGKYLDRKPRKARYVKSDPAGRVNATTTKLVKRLKRIADSADMSLATLSLAWVTSQPGITVPIIGARTVSQLNESVKACQTVLEPDLLEKIDKVVEPGSHLLDYYTANFGPNVRPNV; this is encoded by the coding sequence ATGGAATATCGCAGTCTCGGGCGCACGGGCGTCCAGGTCAGCAACCCGTGCCTCGGCACCATGACGTTCGGTTGGGAGCCCGATGATTGGGGATCGACGCAAACCGAGGCGTTCAAGGTCGCCGACCGAGCATACGAGCTTGGGATCAACTTCTTCGACTGTGCCGATATCTATGCGCGCGGCATCAGCGAGAAGATCCTCGGCAAGTGGATGAAAGGGAAGCGCGACAGGCTCGTGATCGCCACTAAGTGCCACGCCAAGATGCACGACACCGACCCGAACGCCTGGGGCAACTCGCGCCGGCACATCATCGAGGCATGCCACGCTTCGCTCAAGCGTCTGGGCACGGACTACATCGACCTGTACCAACTGCACAGGCCGCAGCCCTCGATCCCGATCGACGAGTCTCTGCGGGCGCTCGACGATCTCGTCAAATCCGGCAAGGTGCGCTACATCGGCTGCTCGACCTTCGCCGGGTGGCAGCTCGCCGAGGCGCAGTACGTGGCAAAGTGCCTCGGGATCAACGGATTCGTGAGCGAACAGCCGCCGTTCAACCTGCTCGATCGCCGAATTGAGCGGGAGCTGCTGCCGTTCTGCCGCACGTACGATTGGGCCGTGATCCCGTGGTCGCCGCTGGCTGGCGGACAGCTCAGCGGCAAGTACCTGGACAGGAAGCCGCGGAAGGCCCGCTACGTGAAGTCCGATCCGGCCGGCCGCGTGAACGCGACGACGACGAAGTTGGTCAAGCGGTTGAAGAGGATAGCTGACAGCGCGGACATGTCGCTCGCTACCCTATCGCTCGCGTGGGTTACCAGTCAGCCGGGGATTACGGTGCCGATCATCGGCGCTCGGACTGTGAGTCAGCTAAACGAGTCGGTCAAGGCTTGCCAAACGGTCTTGGAGCCCGACCTGCTCGAGAAGATCGACAAAGTCGTCGAGCCGGGCTCTCACTTGCTGGACTACTACACAGCCAACTTCGGGCCAAACGTGCGACCGAACGTTTAA
- a CDS encoding DUF4190 domain-containing protein, translating to MAGSGFGYQLQRDEWRAMAYMIRGPDGRESGPIELETLVQWAQSGSLPAHAPVRDLVTGVVTVAGQMGELRSVYSGTDFSKVPEPVVAARSKGSALIPSGNPNALLAYYTGVASLIPCLGLLTGPVAIVLGFKGLRVYDENPAVFGKGHAIAGIVLGSVCFLANIVGLVWFRIIAQP from the coding sequence ATGGCGGGTTCGGGATTCGGGTATCAACTACAGAGGGACGAGTGGCGAGCTATGGCGTACATGATAAGAGGGCCGGATGGGAGGGAGAGCGGCCCGATCGAACTGGAAACTCTGGTGCAGTGGGCGCAGTCAGGATCGCTGCCCGCGCACGCGCCGGTGCGGGACCTGGTCACCGGCGTCGTCACCGTGGCGGGCCAGATGGGCGAACTGCGGTCGGTCTACTCGGGTACTGACTTCTCAAAGGTGCCAGAACCGGTCGTCGCGGCCCGGAGCAAAGGTAGCGCGCTGATTCCTTCGGGCAACCCGAATGCGCTCTTGGCATACTACACAGGTGTCGCATCACTCATTCCGTGCCTCGGACTACTTACCGGGCCTGTGGCGATCGTGCTAGGGTTCAAGGGGTTGCGCGTTTATGACGAGAACCCTGCCGTGTTCGGGAAAGGGCACGCTATCGCGGGGATCGTTTTGGGGTCTGTATGTTTTCTGGCGAACATTGTGGGGCTCGTGTGGTTTCGCATTATCGCCCAGCCTTGA
- the guaB gene encoding IMP dehydrogenase, with amino-acid sequence MAEDFRTGLSFDDVLLVPRRSDVIPADVDTSTEILPGLQLSIPIVSAPMDTVTEMRLAIAIAREGGVGVIHRNMSIAHQADQVDRVKRSEHGIITDPIKLTADKKIGDATELMSRFHISGVPIVDDHDKLVGILTNRDIRFVTDYDRLISERMTSNGLITAKPGTTLDQAQELLDEHRIEKLPIIDGNGILQGLITIKDIEKVKRYPQATKDAKGRLVVGAAIGPLREPYQRAKELFEAGVDFVVIDAAHGQSEGVIECTKMLKERLPDLKVISGNVATKQGVRDLHAVGADGLRLGIGAGSICTTRIVAGIGVPQFTAVLDCCEEANKLGIPTIADGGVRSSGDIVKSLAAGASTVMMGNMFAGCDESPGETEIYRNRAYKVYRGMGSVAAIQQGSSDRYFQMKDSSTASVAPEGVEGRVPYKGPLESTIEQLIGGLRSGMGYCGAASLSELAATADFIQITNAGLRESHPHDVWITKEPPNYSSPFVSRDSE; translated from the coding sequence ATGGCCGAAGATTTTCGCACCGGACTCAGTTTCGACGACGTTCTGCTTGTGCCGAGAAGGTCAGACGTGATCCCCGCCGACGTCGATACGTCCACCGAAATCCTGCCCGGACTCCAGCTCAGCATCCCCATAGTCAGCGCGCCGATGGACACTGTGACTGAGATGCGCCTGGCCATCGCGATTGCGCGCGAGGGAGGGGTTGGCGTGATCCACAGGAACATGTCGATCGCGCACCAGGCTGACCAGGTGGACCGGGTCAAGCGGTCGGAGCACGGGATCATCACCGATCCGATCAAGCTCACGGCGGACAAGAAGATCGGGGACGCGACAGAGCTCATGTCGCGCTTTCACATCTCCGGCGTTCCGATCGTCGACGACCACGACAAGCTGGTCGGCATCCTCACGAATCGTGACATTCGTTTTGTGACCGATTACGACAGGCTGATCAGCGAGCGCATGACGAGCAACGGCCTCATCACAGCGAAACCCGGCACGACGCTCGACCAAGCGCAGGAGCTTCTCGACGAGCACCGGATCGAAAAGCTGCCGATCATCGACGGGAACGGCATCCTGCAAGGGCTCATCACGATCAAGGACATCGAGAAGGTCAAGCGGTATCCGCAAGCGACCAAAGACGCCAAGGGGCGTCTCGTAGTCGGCGCGGCGATCGGTCCCCTGCGCGAGCCTTATCAAAGGGCGAAGGAGCTGTTCGAGGCTGGCGTCGACTTCGTAGTGATCGACGCGGCGCACGGCCAAAGCGAAGGCGTCATCGAATGCACTAAGATGCTGAAGGAGCGACTGCCTGATCTAAAGGTGATCTCCGGCAACGTAGCGACCAAGCAGGGCGTGCGAGACCTGCACGCGGTAGGCGCGGACGGTTTGCGCTTGGGGATCGGCGCGGGGTCGATCTGCACTACGCGCATCGTCGCCGGGATCGGCGTTCCGCAGTTTACGGCGGTGCTCGACTGTTGCGAAGAGGCGAACAAGCTCGGTATCCCGACGATCGCTGACGGCGGCGTCCGCTCATCGGGAGACATAGTGAAGTCGCTCGCCGCCGGCGCGTCCACGGTGATGATGGGCAACATGTTCGCCGGTTGCGACGAGTCGCCCGGCGAGACGGAGATCTACCGCAACCGCGCGTATAAAGTCTATCGGGGCATGGGCTCTGTCGCAGCCATCCAGCAAGGCTCAAGCGACCGGTACTTCCAAATGAAGGACAGCAGCACAGCGTCCGTTGCGCCAGAAGGCGTCGAGGGACGAGTCCCGTATAAAGGCCCGCTCGAAAGCACGATCGAGCAACTGATCGGCGGGCTGCGAAGCGGCATGGGGTACTGCGGCGCGGCCTCGCTTTCGGAGTTGGCCGCCACCGCCGATTTCATCCAGATCACCAACGCCGGTCTGCGCGAGTCGCACCCGCACGACGTCTGGATCACCAAAGAGCCGCCCAACTACTCCTCGCCGTTCGTTTCTCGCGACAGCGAATAG